From the genome of Mastomys coucha isolate ucsf_1 unplaced genomic scaffold, UCSF_Mcou_1 pScaffold6, whole genome shotgun sequence, one region includes:
- the Fosl2 gene encoding fos-related antigen 2 produces the protein MYQDYPGNFDTSSRGSSGSPAHAESYSSGGGGQQKFRVDMPGSGSAFIPTINAITTSQDLQWMVQPTVITSMSNPYPRSHPYSPLPGLASVPGHMALPRPGVIKTIGTTVGRRRRDEQLSPEEEEKRRIRRERNKLAAAKCRNRRRELTEKLQAETEELEEEKSGLQKEIAELQKEKEKLEFMLVAHGPVCKISPEERRSPPTSGLQSLRGTGSAVGVGPVVVKQEPPEEDSPSSSAGMDKTQRSVIKPISIAGGGFYGEEPLHTPIVVTSTPAITPGTSNLVFTYPNVLEQESPASPSESCSKAHRRSSSSGDQSSDSLNSPTLLAL, from the exons ATGTACCAGGATTATCCCGGGAACTTTGACACCTCGTCCCGGGGCAGCAGCGGCTCTCCTGCGCACGCCGAGTCCTACTCCAGCGGTGGCGGCGGCCAGCAG AAGTTCCGGGTAGATATGCCTGGCTCGGGCAGTGCCTTCATCCCCACAATCAACGCCATCACCACCAGCCAGGACTTGCAGTGGATGGTACAGCCCACAGTGATCACCTCCATGTCCAATCCCTATCCACGCTCACATCCCTACAGTCCCCTGCCAGGCCTGGCTTCGGTCCCTGGTCACATGGCTCTCCCAAGACCTGGAGTGATCAAGACCATTGGTACCACCGTGGGCCGCAGAAGGAGAGATGAGCAG ctgtctcctgaagaggaggagaagcgtCGAATCCGGAGGGAGAGAAACAAGCTGGCTGCAGCCAAGTGTCGGAACCGTCGCCGTGAACTGACAGAGAAGCTGCAGGCG gagacagaggagctggaggaggagaagtCTGGGCTGCAGAAAGAGATTGCTGAGCTgcaaaaggagaaggagaagctggAGTTCATGCTGGTAGCTCACGGCCCTGTGTGCAAAATCAGCCCCGAAGAACGCCGATCGCCCCCCACCTCCGGGCTGCAGTCCTTGCGTGGTACGGGCAGTGCCGTTGGCGTTGGCCCCGTCGTGGTGAAGCAGGAGCCTCCCGAAGAGGACAGCCCCTCTTCCTCAGCAGGGATGGACAAGACCCAGCGCTCTGTCATCAAGCCCATCAGCATCGCCGGGGGTGGCTTCTACGGGGAAGAGCCTCTGCACACCCCCATCGTGGTGACCTCCACGCCTGCCATCACTCCGGGCACTTCAAACCTTGTCTTCACCTACCCCAATGTTCTGGAGCAGGAGTCACCTGCGTCGCCCTCAGAGTCCTGCTCCAAGGCTCACCGCAGAAGCAGTAGCAGTGGGGACCAGTCATCAGACTCCTTGAACTCCCCCACACTGCTGGCCCTGTAA